In [Mycobacterium] stephanolepidis, the genomic window GCCTTCGGGCACGGTCCACACTTCTGCTTGGGTGCTCCGCTGGCGCGGTTGGAGGCCAAGCTGGCGTTGAGCTCGATCACCGCGCGGTTCCCCGATGTGCGGTTGACCGGTGAGCCCAGCTACAAGCCGAACGTCACGCTGCGCGGACTCGCCGACCTTCCGGTACGCATCATCTAGTGGGCAACAGACCTGGCTAGACGTTCCTCGACCCGATCCTGCACCACGGACATCACCATGCAGACGACCCAGTAATAGATGCCTGCGGTCAGATAAAGCGTGAAGAACTGGAAGGTGGGGGCCGCGGCAACCTGTGCCGTGCGCATCACATCGGTCACCAGGATTGCCGATGCCAGTGAGGTGTCCTTCACCAGAGAGATCAGCGTGTTGGACAACGGGGGCACCGCGACCCGACTGGCCTGCGGAATGACGATGCGCCACAACGTGGTGCGGTAACTCATGCCCAGACTTGAGGCGGCCTCCCACTGCCCGCGGGGGATGCTCAGGATGGACGACCGGATGATCTCGGCGGCGTAGCCGCCCACGTTGAGGCTGAAAGCGATGACCGCGGCGGGAAACGGACTGATCTTCACCCCGAATTCGGGCAGCGCGAAGAAGATCAGAAACAGCTGAAGCAGCAGCGGGGTACCCCGGATGATCGAGATGTAGATGCGGGCAAGACCGGAGAGCACCCGGCGATCGGACATGCGGGCCAGCGCCACCCCGAGGGCGATGGCCAGCCCGATCGTGAAGCTGATGGCGGTCAGTGGAAGGGTGACCGTGAGCATGGCCCGCGCCATCGGCCACAGGTTGTGCAGGACCAGCTGGGTGTTGGATCTTCCCTCGCCGGAGTCGCCCTGGGCCGCTTGTGATTTCGTTTCGCTGGCCGTCCCGCTTATGTTGGCCTTGAGGTACTTCTCGGAGATGCGGGACAACGTACCGTCGGCCGACAACTGCTCCAGTGCCTTGTTCAACTCGGGCAGTAGACCGCTGTTCTTGCGGGCGGCGAACCCCTGCTCACTGCGTTCACCGGTGCTCCCGGCGATCTTCACCGCAGGGTCACCGGTGCTGGCCAGGTAGGCGTAGACCGCGATGCTGTCGTTGACCACGACATCGACTCGGCCCTGGCTCAACAGCGTGATGGATTGGGTGAAGCCCTCGACGGCCTCCACCCGGGCGCCGGCGTCGCGGGCGATCTGGGACCAGTTGCTCGTAGCATTCTCGGCTGCCACCTTGCCGCGGATATCGGCGAGGCTGTGAATGGTGTTGTCGTCGGCTCGGGTGACAATCACACCCTCGCCCACCGCATACGGCGTGGACAGGTCGTACTTGGCCTTACGTTCCGGGGTGATGGTCACCTGATTGGCCACCACGTCGAACCGCTCGGCGTCCAACCCGGCGAAGATCGCGTCCCACGGTATCTCGACGAACTCCACGGGTCGGCCAAGTTTCTCGCCGACGGCGCGGGCGACATCCACGTCGTATCCGGTCAGCTCCCCGGTGCGTTCATCGTGAAAACTGAGTGGTGCGTAGACGCCCTCGGTGCCGACCCGCAGCGATTCTTGTGCCTGGCCTCCGCGCCCGGCTACTGCCAGCAGTGTCAGAAGTGCGAGCGCGAGGGCACGAAACACCGCGGGAGGCTAACACAGTTCCGGTGCCGACAGGCTGCTTCGGATCAGCGCGGGTATATCCACGGGTCGCGCGGGATGCGTTGCGCGTCGAACTGTCCCAGCAGCTCCGCGGCATTCGCGGCCTCGTATCCGAGTGAGTCGCATATCAAATCGAAGGCTCGTTGCGCGCCCAGATCAGCGACGGTCACCGCGCCATCGCGTTTGGCCAGCCGCGCGCCCGCGGTGTTCAGGACCAGCGGAACATGGGCGTACGTCGGCACCGGATAGCCCAGCAGCGCACCGAGGTAGGCCTGCCGGGGCGCGGAGGCCAGCAGATCATCTCCGCGTACCACTTGGTCGATGCCTTGGGCGTGGTCGTCGATCACCACCGCGACGTTGTAGGCGATCACGCCGTCGCCGCGGCGCACCACGAAATCGTCCACCAAGCCGGTGTATTCACCATGCAGCGCGTCCTGCACGGTGACGGCAGAGTTCTCCGTCCGCAGCCGAAGTGCTGGTGGGCGTTCGGGGTGGGCCGCGCGGTGCTGTGCGCGCCGAGATTCCGACAGGTCTCGGCAGGTGCCCGGGTATGCGCCGGGAGGAGAATGCGGGGCCGTGGGTGCTTGGGCGATATCTTTTCTGCTGCAATAGCATTCGTACAGCTGGCCCCGAGATCGCAGTGTCGCCAGCACCGCGTCGTAGGCGGTGCTGCGATCCGACTGCCAGACCACGGGTTCATCCCACTCAAGACCGATCGCGGCGAGGTCGGCTAGTTGGCGCCGCGCCACGGTGGAGCTGGTGCGGGTGTCCAGGTCTTCCACCCGCATGAGGAACCCGCGGTCGCTCGAGCGTGCCAACAGCCATGCCAATAATGCCGTGCGCAGGTTGCCTATGTGCAGGTCGCCGGAAGGGCTCGGCGCGAATCGCCCGGCACCGTTCACACCAGACCCGGAACAATCTCGTTGAGACTGAACGCGATTGGCCGTTCGAGCTGTTCATAGGTGCAGGAACGCGGATCGCGATCCGGGCGCCAGCGGTTGAATTGTGCGGTGTGGCGAAACCGCACACCCTCCATGTGGTCATAGCGGACCTCCACCACCCGTTCGGGGCGTAGCGCGACGAACGACAGGTCCTTGCCAGCATTCCAGCGTGAGCCGGCGTTCTTCTGCGGAGTGCGTTCACCGGCCTGATGAGCCGCCCAGTTCCAAGGGTGATCCTCCAGGTCGGTGACGAGCGGTTGCAGCTCCTGGAAGAGCCGCTTGCGTTCGGCCATCGGAAACGCGCCGATCACGCCGACCGAGGCCAACGCACCGTCGTCCTGATACAGACCCAGCAGCAGTGATCCGATGGCGTCATCACCGGACTTGTGCACCCGATATCCGGCCACCACGCAATCGGCGGTGCGCTCGGGTTTGATCTTGAACATCACCCGTTTGTCGGGCTGGTAGGCGATGGTCAATGGTTTCGCGATGAGGCCGTCGGTTCCGGCACCCTCGAACTCCTCGAACCAGCGCTCTGCCGTGTCGTGATCGGTGGTGGCGGGGGTGAGATGAATCGAGGTGCCTGCCCCGGACAGCGCGTCCGTCAGCGCGGCACGGCGCTCGCTGAACGGTCGTCCGGTGAAGTCCTCGTCCCCCAGCGCGAGCAGGTCGAAAGCGATGAATGAGGCGGGCGTCTGCTCAGCCAGCAGCCGCACCCGGGAATCTGCCGGATGAATCCGCTGCTGCAGCGCCTCGAAGTCCAGCCCCGACGCGGTGGCGATCACGATCTCCCCGTCGACAACGCACCGCGGGGGCAGCTCGGCCAGTACGGCCGCCGCCAGCTCCGGAAAGTACCGGGTCAGCGGCTTTTCGTTGCGACTGCCCAGCTCCACCTCATTGCCGTCGCGAAAGACGATCGACCTGAACCCATCCCACTTGGGCTCGTATGACGCGTCGGCCGGGATTTTCGCGACAGGTTTCGCAAGCATTGGCGCGATAGGAGGCATGACGGGCAGGTCCATTCCCATATGATGACGGTAATGCCCACGCCCGCCGAGGAACTGGATGTCGACGGCATCGCCGTCCGGCTGAGCAACCCTGACAAGGTGTACTTCCCTCAGTTGGGGGCTGATGGCGGCACCAAGCGGCATCTCGCCGAGTACTACCGCACCGTCGCGCTCGGACCGATGATGAACGCGCTGCGGGACCGTCCCACGCATCTGCAGCGCTTCCCCGACGGCATCGACGGCGAGGAGATCTACCAAAAGCGCCTGCCCAAGCACTATCCCGACTACCTGGACGGCTGCGAGGTGACGTTCCCGTCCGGCCGCACCGCCGAGGTCCTGCGGGTGACCACGCCCGCCGCGATCGTGTGGGCGGCGCAGATGGGCACGGTGACGTTGCATCCGTGGCAGGTGCGATATCCCGATCTGGACCACCCTGACGAGCTGCGTATCGATTTGGACCCGCAGCCGGGTACCGGATTCGACGAAGCCAAATCAGTGGCGCTCGATGTGCTGCGTCCGCTACTGGATGAGCTGGGGTTTGTCGCCTATCCGAAAACTTCGGGCGGCCGCGGTATCCACATCTATCTGCGCATCGAGACCCGTTGGGATTTCATCGAGGTACGCCGTGCCGGTATCGCGCTGGCCCGCGAGGTGGAACGGCGCGCACCCCGGCAGGTGACAACCTCGTGGTGGAAGGAAGAGCGCGGCGAGCGCATCTTCATCGACTTCAATCAGAATGCGCGTGATCGCACCATGGCGTCGGCCTACTCGGTGCGGCGCACGCCGATCGCCACCGTTTCCACGCCGCTGACGTGGGAAGAACTCGCCGACGCCGAGCCCGATGACTTCACCATCGCGACCGTGCCCGACCTGCTCCGGAAACGTCCGGACCCCATGGCCGATATGGATGATGCGCCGCAGTCGATCGAGCCGCTGCTTGAGATGGTAGAACGGGACGAGGCAAACGGACTGGGCGATATGCCCTACCCGCCGAACTACCCGAAGA contains:
- a CDS encoding ATP-dependent DNA ligase; translated protein: MDLPVMPPIAPMLAKPVAKIPADASYEPKWDGFRSIVFRDGNEVELGSRNEKPLTRYFPELAAAVLAELPPRCVVDGEIVIATASGLDFEALQQRIHPADSRVRLLAEQTPASFIAFDLLALGDEDFTGRPFSERRAALTDALSGAGTSIHLTPATTDHDTAERWFEEFEGAGTDGLIAKPLTIAYQPDKRVMFKIKPERTADCVVAGYRVHKSGDDAIGSLLLGLYQDDGALASVGVIGAFPMAERKRLFQELQPLVTDLEDHPWNWAAHQAGERTPQKNAGSRWNAGKDLSFVALRPERVVEVRYDHMEGVRFRHTAQFNRWRPDRDPRSCTYEQLERPIAFSLNEIVPGLV
- a CDS encoding ABC transporter permease subunit (The N-terminal region of this protein, as described by TIGR01726, is a three transmembrane segment that identifies a subfamily of ABC transporter permease subunits, which specificities that include histidine, arginine, glutamine, glutamate, L-cystine (sic), the opines (in Agrobacterium) octopine and nopaline, etc.) gives rise to the protein MFRALALALLTLLAVAGRGGQAQESLRVGTEGVYAPLSFHDERTGELTGYDVDVARAVGEKLGRPVEFVEIPWDAIFAGLDAERFDVVANQVTITPERKAKYDLSTPYAVGEGVIVTRADDNTIHSLADIRGKVAAENATSNWSQIARDAGARVEAVEGFTQSITLLSQGRVDVVVNDSIAVYAYLASTGDPAVKIAGSTGERSEQGFAARKNSGLLPELNKALEQLSADGTLSRISEKYLKANISGTASETKSQAAQGDSGEGRSNTQLVLHNLWPMARAMLTVTLPLTAISFTIGLAIALGVALARMSDRRVLSGLARIYISIIRGTPLLLQLFLIFFALPEFGVKISPFPAAVIAFSLNVGGYAAEIIRSSILSIPRGQWEAASSLGMSYRTTLWRIVIPQASRVAVPPLSNTLISLVKDTSLASAILVTDVMRTAQVAAAPTFQFFTLYLTAGIYYWVVCMVMSVVQDRVEERLARSVAH
- the ligD gene encoding non-homologous end-joining DNA ligase, which translates into the protein MPTPAEELDVDGIAVRLSNPDKVYFPQLGADGGTKRHLAEYYRTVALGPMMNALRDRPTHLQRFPDGIDGEEIYQKRLPKHYPDYLDGCEVTFPSGRTAEVLRVTTPAAIVWAAQMGTVTLHPWQVRYPDLDHPDELRIDLDPQPGTGFDEAKSVALDVLRPLLDELGFVAYPKTSGGRGIHIYLRIETRWDFIEVRRAGIALAREVERRAPRQVTTSWWKEERGERIFIDFNQNARDRTMASAYSVRRTPIATVSTPLTWEELADAEPDDFTIATVPDLLRKRPDPMADMDDAPQSIEPLLEMVERDEANGLGDMPYPPNYPKMPGEPKRVQPSRDTDRKQ
- the gluQRS gene encoding tRNA glutamyl-Q(34) synthetase GluQRS, coding for MNGAGRFAPSPSGDLHIGNLRTALLAWLLARSSDRGFLMRVEDLDTRTSSTVARRQLADLAAIGLEWDEPVVWQSDRSTAYDAVLATLRSRGQLYECYCSRKDIAQAPTAPHSPPGAYPGTCRDLSESRRAQHRAAHPERPPALRLRTENSAVTVQDALHGEYTGLVDDFVVRRGDGVIAYNVAVVIDDHAQGIDQVVRGDDLLASAPRQAYLGALLGYPVPTYAHVPLVLNTAGARLAKRDGAVTVADLGAQRAFDLICDSLGYEAANAAELLGQFDAQRIPRDPWIYPR